In Paractinoplanes brasiliensis, the following proteins share a genomic window:
- a CDS encoding amino acid permease: MAQNSGLSLTQGAALCVGAVLGTGVISMPALAADVAGPASLVAWLALIVLSAPLALTFAALGARHPDGGGVSTYVRLAFGPRAGAAIGWTFFFAVPLGAPAATAFAGGYVADVIGGGHVTRLLTFLVIVSAVFAMNWYGVRVSGRVQLVLTGVLAVLLVITVIAALPHADLGNLTPFAPHGWAGVGSAAAVLVWGFAGWEAVSSLAASYRNPRRDVPRATAIAVVLIGVLYLAVALTSVLVLGPALGSSSAPLADLLAAGVGGPVRILTAIVAVLLTVGAVNAYLAGASQLGAALTRDGALPAVTGRTPRRALTTVFLLSLASAALPLSLHTSLLLVTGCFTLVYVIGTAAALRLLPAGPWRVVAAAGFVTVVALLWLNGAPALLSLVIVAASLAYQTWRSRRSARTASPSSISAGSVAPNPSTKPVCAGVDAE, encoded by the coding sequence ATGGCACAGAACTCAGGACTCTCCCTGACCCAGGGCGCGGCACTCTGCGTCGGCGCCGTGCTCGGCACCGGGGTCATCTCGATGCCGGCCCTGGCCGCCGACGTCGCTGGTCCGGCCTCGCTCGTGGCCTGGCTCGCCCTGATCGTGCTGTCGGCGCCGCTGGCCCTGACCTTCGCCGCGCTCGGGGCACGGCACCCGGACGGCGGCGGCGTCTCCACCTACGTCCGGCTGGCGTTCGGCCCGCGGGCGGGCGCCGCGATCGGCTGGACTTTCTTCTTCGCGGTTCCCCTCGGCGCGCCCGCGGCGACCGCGTTCGCGGGCGGGTACGTGGCCGATGTCATCGGGGGCGGCCACGTCACCCGCCTGCTCACTTTCCTGGTGATCGTGTCGGCGGTGTTCGCGATGAACTGGTACGGCGTGCGCGTCTCGGGCCGGGTCCAGCTGGTGCTGACCGGCGTGCTGGCCGTGCTGCTGGTGATCACCGTGATCGCCGCGCTCCCCCACGCCGACCTCGGCAACCTGACCCCGTTCGCGCCGCACGGCTGGGCGGGAGTCGGGTCGGCGGCCGCGGTGCTGGTCTGGGGTTTCGCCGGTTGGGAGGCGGTGTCGTCGCTGGCCGCGTCGTACCGCAACCCGCGCCGGGACGTGCCCCGGGCCACCGCGATCGCCGTCGTGCTGATCGGTGTGCTCTATCTGGCGGTCGCGCTCACCAGCGTGCTGGTGCTCGGCCCGGCGCTCGGCTCGAGCTCGGCGCCGCTGGCCGACCTGCTCGCGGCCGGGGTCGGCGGACCGGTCCGGATCCTCACCGCGATCGTGGCGGTGCTGCTCACGGTGGGCGCGGTCAACGCCTACCTGGCCGGGGCGTCACAGCTCGGGGCGGCACTCACCCGCGACGGCGCGCTGCCGGCGGTGACGGGCCGCACGCCGCGGCGGGCGCTGACAACGGTCTTCCTGCTCAGCCTGGCCTCGGCCGCGCTGCCGCTCAGCCTGCACACCTCGCTGCTGCTGGTGACCGGCTGCTTCACGCTGGTCTACGTGATCGGGACGGCGGCTGCGCTGCGGTTGCTGCCGGCCGGGCCGTGGCGGGTCGTGGCGGCGGCCGGGTTCGTGACCGTGGTCGCGCTGCTGTGGCTGAACGGGGCGCCGGCGTTGCTGAGCCTGGTGATCGTGGCGGCCTCGCTGGCCTATCAGACGTGGCGTTCCAGGAGGTCGGCGAGGACGGCCAGCCCCTCGTCGATCAGCGCCGGGTCGGTGGCGCCGAACCCGAGCACGAAGCCGGTCTGCGCGGGCGTGGACGCCGAGTAG